The sequence below is a genomic window from Euwallacea similis isolate ESF13 chromosome 1, ESF131.1, whole genome shotgun sequence.
GTGAAAGATTACAAAAAGCAATCAAGGAATTCAAACTTTAAGAGCTGCAGAGTTTAACTCCTACAAATTAGGGCAATAAAAACTGCACAAATTTGATTGAACTTTTCAATACATAAACAAACttttaacaatattataaCAACCAAAAAACCAATACGTACACTTACCACTACCACTGCAAAATGGGCTCTCTAGAGCACCATCATCCAAATCGGACAAGATCTCCTGTTTGCCAACATCACTGTCACCAACCAAAAGGAACTTTAAAAGGTAATCGTACTGTTTCTCGGGGGGTTTGCTAAGATCCCCAGCCATAGCAGTGGTGCAGGCCTATTTGCAAccataatcaaataaaattgtgaaagtATGAGCAGAGTTGTGGCTTAAACGAACTGAATGTGGCTTTTTCCCATAACAATCATTCGGTTTTTGCACATTGGGTACTAAACTGAGGTTGTTTAACGCTTAAGTAACCAGCAGCGAGACGTTAACAATCCCAGGAATGGGTCTAATgggtaaaaataacaaactcTTCCTGCGAcggtttatttttgtttggcAAGGTCGTTCCTTTCGTAAATAAACAGATGGTATTTGCAGCCCGATTTTCGCTGATTCGATAGCCCTTTTGGCACTAGTGAGTCTCCACTGAACTCTGATAGTGTACGCAATCGATAAACTAGAGATTTCTTGAAGAAAATCACTAGATTTCACTaaattttcgacaaaaatTCAGCAGGAAAATGGCCTTCCTCCTGTCACTTTctcaaattttgacatttgcGAACTTAAGAAGTGGGAGGTTACGACAATGGTGTCAAACTTACACTTAAATTCTCAGATCCTTTATGGTTCCACTTGCTCCCATTTGAGAAGTTTTTTTCCCtagaaaattttttcaaaacgatATTCCGtgttaattaaacattaaaacttataattttttctgaatattaaattagcaGATAAAACTAGGTACAAGGagtaaaatcaaaaatggGAAATAGTTTTAAGTGTAAATGAGAGTAGCTTGAAGAGAATTAACGATCTTCCCTCACATTTCATACAAATTGGCAACGTAGCAATGACCGCCATTTTCAAACAAGCGGTTAATGGCAATTTTgtcaagttttaattaatattttctcaataattaaCGTTTTTTCACGCCAAATTCCCGTTTAGTGCACCACCAAGAAGAATCTAAAATGAGTTCCAAGGAAGCCGAAGAGTTCCGGAATGCCCTGTTAGATATCTCCTCTCACATGGTCAAATTAGACTGTCCATTTGGTTTGTGTATTAATATACATCATTGcatatcatttaataataactttaacaGACAGAGTAAGGTGTGCGGAATGGGCCAGAAAACTGGCTTCCATACCTGATGACTATCTAGAAacatcaaaaatcaaaaacgaaTATGCCCAGTTGTTGAGAATTCAGGTGCGCAATAAGTGCGTTCATGGCCCCTTTGAACACCCTCCCCCTAGAGGCGCTTTAAGCCCCCTCGCAGAGTACCTAGGAAATATTGTTTGTAAAGAGGTACTTGCCGCTAAACAATGTTTTTccgataaaatttatttgttaacgACTATTAACAGGTTTCGTTTTTGCCGAAAATGGGTCCAATTTCCCCGGTGCTACACCACAAATCCCCTGACGGAAGGGCGTATGTTAGCGTCAAACAGATCCCGGGAGGGGGGGTGCTATGTTATATGGCGGTAAGTCCTGATGGGTTGGAATCGTAAATTAAATACGTTAACCGTTTgtcttttttattgaataatacacatcataaacaaaaaattataatggaATATAACAGAACTATCATAAggttaaaacatttatttaaataactgtATAATGATTCATAGCAAAAGCGACTTTTCAATCAAAGCTAATCAATTCCGCCGTTTGAGTCTGTTCTACAATTTGCGGTGCCTGCGCTTGCTGTTGAGAATTGGGGCCTTGTTGAGGAAATACCCTTTGCAGCTGACCTAAAACCATGAATTCTCTTCATCACTTTCCTATTGTAAAATACTAAAGAAATAACCTGCTGGTGGAGCTGGTTGCGATGGAGGCATACCAGGATGGGGCGGCACCCCTATCATTGGAGCGAAATTCGCCCCAGTTTGCTGAGGATGAGGCTGAAATGGTTGTCCTTGAGGGGCACCCATCTGCGGCATTGGGAGACAGCTCCCTCCTAGATACgcaaaactttaatattgaGACTTACTAGTGCTTGATAGGTACCTTGAGGGGCAGAATTAGGAGGCTGTCCCATCATCTGCCCATATGGAGCGTAAAATCCACCCACAGAGTTTGGAGGAGGTGGGTTTGCAGGTTGGAATGGGACGGCATGCACTGGTGATCCAATATAACCTCCGAACTGCTGTGGCCCCATTAGATACTGTTGCTTTTGCTGCTCCTTGAAGAATTTCAtggttaattaattttaaaataagtaactCGCTTTCTTACCTGTCTCATTTGC
It includes:
- the LOC136419672 gene encoding uncharacterized protein — protein: MSSKEAEEFRNALLDISSHMVKLDCPFDRVRCAEWARKLASIPDDYLETSKIKNEYAQLLRIQVRNKCVHGPFEHPPPRGALSPLAEYLGNIVCKEVSFLPKMGPISPVLHHKSPDGRAYVSVKQIPGGGVLCYMAVSPDGLES